Below is a genomic region from Muntiacus reevesi chromosome 19, mMunRee1.1, whole genome shotgun sequence.
GCCCAAAGCTCACCCAGAGTTAAATTCCAGTCGAGCTAACCCACGAAGACAAACACACTTAAATATTCTAAGGGCAACAACCGAGATGTAAGACATTGATAGAGGTCCTCGGGAAGGGTGCTCATCAGCTCTTCCTGGGAGCAGGGAGCGGGCGAGCGGGATTTCCTGGCCAGGGGTTTGGAAAGCTGAATGGGGAACAGAGGAGGCTCGGAGGGGCTGAGGTTACCTGGGAGCTCAGGTAGACTTTGAGGCACTCCTCGCACACGGCCTTCTTGCAGCAGGGCAGGGGCTTGATGGGCTTGTCTTCCAGGCACACCCGGCACATGAGCACCATAAGGGGCGCGTAGGGATCCCCGACCCCACCCAGGTCGGAGTAGGGTGGGGCTCCCAGCAGGCTGGGCACGGAGAACGGCTCGGGCGCCAGGTAGAACTCCAGCTCGATGCTGCCGCCGTCGGGGGACAAGGGGTCCGCTGGCAGCGacagctgggggctggggaaggaggagggggtgcCGGGAGGGTTGGTCACCGGCGGCGCCCGAGGTGGCGACGCGGGCAGCGCCAGCCGCTCCGCCGAGGGCACCTCGGGCAGGTCGTTCTCCACGCAGAACACGGAGCAGAACACTTGTCTCTTGGCCGGGGGCGggcgccgcgggcccagcacgtCCAAGACCAGTCCGTCAGGGGCCCCGACGCGGACGCGGGTCGGGGGCTCAAGCTCCTCGCCGGGGGGCGCCTCCTGCTGTTCATCCCCGCTCTCTTTTCGCTCCCccgtttcctcctcctcctcggccaGCTGCTTTTGCAAAGCCTGGGCGTTGAGGGGCCCGGGGAGGGCCAGTCCCGCGGGCTGCCCGGGTGCCCGGCTCTTGCTCCAGCTCGGGGCCCCCCGGCTCCCCGCGGGTTCCGGGGCTCCGGCGTCCGCGCAGCCGGAGTCCGCGCAGCCGGAGTCGCTTCCGCAGCCGCCGCCGCTCGGCTCGGAGGAGGCGGCGCGCGGCCCGGGCGCCCCGGCGCTGTGCCCCGGCGGCCTCGGGGGCTCCGGGGGGCCCGCGGCGCCGCCAGCGGGGGTCCGCGCCTCCAGgggcccgccgccgccgctcacCGTGCTCTGCTCCTCGCCCATCGCCGCCCGCGGCCCGAGCCGCCGCTGCCCATCCAGCCGCCGGGACCCCCACCCGGCGCCGGCGGGCAGCGGGGGCAGCGGCTCGGCTCGACTCGGGGCTCCGCTTCTGCTTCCGGGTCCCTCCTCCGAGTCTGGGACGCCCCGAGCTCCCTCCAGGGAGCCCGTGCTCCCGGGCGGCGGCGCGCGGGGAGCCCGGCCCGGCCTGCTACTGCTCCTCCTCCCGGTCCGCCCGCGCGGCCGGGCACCGCCTCGGGGGCACCGAGGGCCGCTCGCTCCGGCCGCCGGCGCGCGCGCCCCACATGCAGATCGGGGCGGCGCCGCGGCCCCCGGGAGCCCCCGGGCGGGACAGAAGGGTCCGGAGGGAGGAGACCGTCAGTCCCGCGCCATCGCCGCTCCCCGCTGTGGGCCAGGCGGCCGGAGGGCGGTGGTCACAGGGTCGAGGGGCCTGTGACGCCGCCGCGGCGCGCACCGGGAGGGGCAGCCCGAGCGCGAGCCAGCCGCCGCGGCCCCTGGGGGAGAGGCCGGAGCGCGCGACCTCCCGCTCCCGCGCCTCGTGCTTCACCTAGAGCCCTCCTCGccgcccctcaccccacccctttgGCGCACACCTCCCCACACGTACACACGCGCGCGGCCACCGCGCGCTCACTCACGCACACCCCGAGTGGGTGTGATCTCAGACCGGGATGCGCTCCC
It encodes:
- the RNF217 gene encoding E3 ubiquitin-protein ligase RNF217, which encodes MGEEQSTVSGGGGPLEARTPAGGAAGPPEPPRPPGHSAGAPGPRAASSEPSGGGCGSDSGCADSGCADAGAPEPAGSRGAPSWSKSRAPGQPAGLALPGPLNAQALQKQLAEEEEETGERKESGDEQQEAPPGEELEPPTRVRVGAPDGLVLDVLGPRRPPPAKRQVFCSVFCVENDLPEVPSAERLALPASPPRAPPVTNPPGTPSSFPSPQLSLPADPLSPDGGSIELEFYLAPEPFSVPSLLGAPPYSDLGGVGDPYAPLMVLMCRVCLEDKPIKPLPCCKKAVCEECLKVYLSSQVQLGQVEIKCPITECFEFLEETMVVYNLTHEDSIKYKYFLELGRIDASTKPCPQCKHFTTFKKKGHIPTPSRSESKYKIQCPTCQFVWCFKCHSPWHEGVNCKEYKKGDKLLRHWASEIERGQRNAQKCPKCKIHIQRTEGCDHMTCSQCNTNFCYRCGERYRQLRFFGDHTSNLSIFGCKYRYLPERPHLRRLVRGSVCAGKLFVAPLILVLGLALGAIAVVIGLFVFPIYCLCKKQRKRSRTGMHW